From the Bacillus solimangrovi genome, the window TAAAACAATGAAGGAACAACGACAAGGTTTAAGTGAATTGCTACAAGATATTAATAATGGACAAGTTCAAAACCTCTTTGTATATAAACGAGATCGGTTAGCAAGAAAAGCCGTTGATTATATTGAGGTTTATCACCTATTACGTGAGAAAGATGTGAATGTCATTTTTACAGCTGAAAATGAAGTACCTATTCAATTCTCAGCTGTTGGTGAACTACTTGAGTTATTAATGGCTGGTATCATTCAGCGAGAAGGTGAACAAATTGTTGAACGCATTCAAGAAACGATAAAAGCAAACTTCCAACGTGGAATAAATCCCGGTAACCTACCATTTGGTTATTCATACGATAAATCTACTAAAACAATTGAACTAAATGAGTCTGAACTTGAAGTTGTTAAGTTTATCTTTGATGAACTAGTAACAGGCGACTACCAATCACTGCGAGAACTAAAGCAGGTAATGGACAAGCGACAATACACAAGAAATGATAAATCATGGACTGTATCTTTAATTAAGAAAACCGTGATGAATGCAACATACATGGGTTTACGAACATTAACAATCACCAATCAGACATTAGAAAGAAAGTATGAACATCTTGCTGTAGTGGATGAAGCCCAATGGATGGAAGCAAACGCATTGCTTGATAAGCTTTCTTCATCTAAGACAAAACGAATTACTAACGATGTACCTTACTTGCTTGAAGGTCTAGTAATTTGTAAGAAATGTGACTCTCCTCTTATCGGAAAAGCATACAGGCGCAAAGAACAGGTAACTTACAAATATGTATGTAAAAACCATGCTAAGGTAGCTATAGAAAAAACGATGGTTGAGCAGAAACTATTGCAACACTGCATTGATTTTATCAATGCGTTAGTTAAATCAAATTTTCAGGAACTGTTTCATCGCTATAACCAACAATATGAAGATGAAGCGAACGTTCAAGTCGAACTATTCGACAATAAAATAACTCAATTAAACAAAAAGTTAGTTGTAAAAACTGAGAAATGGTTTTATGAAAAACGTACTGACGAGAAAGAAAAATTAGAAAATCAATTAATTAAGATGTATGACCAACTCTCAGTAGAAAAG encodes:
- a CDS encoding recombinase family protein, whose translation is MKTVAYYRSSTSIQENSIEMQRQMATNCSINHVLPIEREYVDEAVSGRKTMKEQRQGLSELLQDINNGQVQNLFVYKRDRLARKAVDYIEVYHLLREKDVNVIFTAENEVPIQFSAVGELLELLMAGIIQREGEQIVERIQETIKANFQRGINPGNLPFGYSYDKSTKTIELNESELEVVKFIFDELVTGDYQSLRELKQVMDKRQYTRNDKSWTVSLIKKTVMNATYMGLRTLTITNQTLERKYEHLAVVDEAQWMEANALLDKLSSSKTKRITNDVPYLLEGLVICKKCDSPLIGKAYRRKEQVTYKYVCKNHAKVAIEKTMVEQKLLQHCIDFINALVKSNFQELFHRYNQQYEDEANVQVELFDNKITQLNKKLVVKTEKWFYEKRTDEKEKLENQLIKMYDQLSVEKKERDDHLQDLCESKELTEKVKMQDLPAFSETIQIPMSSEQQKELFKDIIETVLISPQSYKVVFKHPFLEVKGATPHASI